Proteins found in one Oribacterium sp. oral taxon 102 genomic segment:
- a CDS encoding chemotaxis protein CheA, translated as MDSNMEGMLDTYLLETDSLLDKLDEMLIADEKVGDFSTDDVNEIFRIMHTIKGSSAMMEFESISTIAHHIEDLFFVIRDKGIDFLTPAQKADLFDLMFKSEDYLRGEIEKVKSGTPLNPDIADFAATINAFLARLNGEEELSAESAGAASPASVPVSDMLSGASPALPEDPTARKFFHIFLEEGIGMENLRAYMILNAVRECGIDFRCYPADLDKNPNTAQYVIDNGFFLAFDTEEAAHNAEKIIQNQGHIRSYELIDVKREDAPSPATNAETAQDSSSSSQKPAPSVKAAAPAQPAQKSSAPIKQSLISVNLQKLDSLNDLVGEIVITESMVTSSPVLQLLPQESLDNFMKSARQLRKLTDDLQDITMSLRMVSISGVFQKMNRIVRDMKQKLGKDVRLTIIGEDTEVDKTIVDSIQDPIMHIVRNSMDHGIEESSAERVAAGKDPQGELILSAEHTSSEVVITISDDGYGMDPEKLLDKAEDKGLLTKPRSEYSRKEALQLIMLPGFSTNKAVTEFSGRGVGMDVVKKNLEAVGGSLSISSEQGAGSTFTMKIPLTLAIMDGMKVLVGDTIFTIPIANIRQSFKVDNAEIIRDENGSEMIERLDSFYPIVRLNDFYHIEGKYTDLQDGVLIWVEAADRSYCLFVDDLIGEQQVVVKPLPPYFNSFNLKDCGINGCSILGDGNICIILDVLGLYSQAIETI; from the coding sequence ATGGATAGTAATATGGAAGGTATGCTGGATACCTACTTGCTGGAGACAGATTCCCTGCTGGACAAGCTGGACGAAATGCTGATCGCCGACGAGAAGGTCGGGGATTTTTCTACGGATGATGTCAATGAGATCTTCCGGATCATGCACACGATCAAGGGTTCCTCCGCAATGATGGAATTCGAATCGATCTCCACCATCGCGCACCACATCGAGGATCTGTTCTTCGTCATACGGGACAAGGGCATCGACTTCCTGACACCGGCGCAGAAGGCGGATCTCTTTGATCTTATGTTTAAATCCGAGGACTATCTCCGCGGCGAGATCGAGAAGGTAAAGAGCGGCACGCCTCTGAACCCGGACATTGCGGACTTCGCAGCAACGATCAACGCCTTCCTCGCTCGGCTGAACGGCGAGGAAGAGCTGTCAGCAGAGTCTGCCGGAGCAGCTTCTCCCGCGTCCGTGCCCGTATCCGATATGCTGAGCGGTGCAAGCCCCGCCCTGCCGGAGGATCCGACGGCGAGGAAATTCTTCCATATCTTCCTCGAGGAGGGGATCGGCATGGAGAATCTGCGCGCCTATATGATCCTCAACGCCGTCCGGGAATGCGGTATCGATTTCCGCTGCTATCCGGCAGATCTCGACAAGAATCCGAATACCGCACAATATGTCATCGACAACGGCTTCTTCCTCGCTTTCGATACAGAGGAGGCTGCACACAATGCGGAGAAGATTATCCAGAATCAGGGACACATCCGTTCCTATGAGCTGATCGACGTGAAGAGGGAGGATGCGCCGTCCCCGGCGACGAATGCCGAGACTGCGCAGGACAGCTCCTCTTCTTCCCAGAAGCCCGCGCCCTCCGTGAAGGCAGCCGCACCGGCACAGCCCGCCCAGAAGAGCTCGGCTCCGATCAAGCAAAGCCTGATCAGCGTGAACCTTCAGAAGCTGGACAGCCTGAACGATCTGGTCGGAGAAATCGTTATTACCGAGTCCATGGTGACCTCCAGCCCTGTCCTCCAGCTGCTCCCGCAGGAGAGTCTGGATAACTTCATGAAGTCCGCACGCCAGCTCCGCAAACTCACGGATGACCTGCAGGATATTACGATGTCCCTCCGGATGGTTTCCATCTCCGGCGTATTCCAGAAGATGAACCGTATCGTCCGCGATATGAAGCAGAAGCTCGGCAAGGATGTCCGTCTGACCATCATCGGTGAGGACACCGAGGTCGACAAGACCATCGTGGACAGCATTCAGGATCCGATCATGCATATCGTGCGGAACAGCATGGATCACGGCATCGAGGAGAGCAGCGCGGAGCGTGTCGCAGCCGGCAAGGATCCGCAGGGCGAGCTGATCCTCTCCGCCGAGCATACCAGCAGCGAGGTCGTGATCACCATTTCCGACGACGGCTACGGCATGGATCCGGAGAAGCTTCTGGACAAGGCGGAGGATAAGGGTCTTCTGACGAAGCCCCGTTCCGAATACAGCCGGAAAGAGGCGCTCCAGCTCATCATGCTCCCCGGCTTCTCCACCAATAAGGCGGTGACGGAGTTCTCCGGACGCGGTGTCGGGATGGACGTCGTCAAGAAGAATCTCGAGGCGGTCGGCGGCTCTCTCAGCATTTCCAGTGAGCAGGGCGCAGGAAGCACCTTCACCATGAAGATCCCTCTGACCCTCGCGATCATGGACGGTATGAAGGTTCTCGTCGGAGACACCATCTTCACTATTCCGATCGCCAATATCCGCCAGTCCTTCAAGGTCGATAATGCGGAGATCATCCGGGACGAAAATGGCAGCGAAATGATAGAGAGGCTGGATTCCTTCTATCCGATCGTCCGTCTGAACGACTTCTATCATATCGAGGGAAAGTATACCGACCTGCAGGACGGCGTCCTGATCTGGGTCGAGGCGGCGGATCGCTCCTACTGCCTCTTCGTGGATGATCTGATCGGCGAGCAGCAGGTCGTCGTGAAGCCGCTCCCGCCATATTTCAATTCCTTCAATCTGAAGGACTGCGGCATCAACGGCTGCTCAATACTGGGCGACGGAAACATTTGCATCATCCTCGATGTTCTGGGACTCTACTCTCAGGCGATCGAAACCATCTGA
- a CDS encoding chemotaxis protein CheW, producing the protein MAENYIEQTETLAKDRPQEDSSSIERCLTFESGGLVMYMSTDYVIEIINGHSITTLPMVPGYVKGIINLRGSILPVIDIRLLMGKEAADYTSKTCIIVVSIHSITLGIVVDKVRQVIDIDLSEVQPIPLRNRQKLTNGMLTLDSGEVAMSFDAAALVESPLE; encoded by the coding sequence ATGGCAGAGAATTATATAGAGCAGACAGAAACACTTGCCAAGGACAGACCGCAGGAGGACAGCAGCTCGATCGAGCGCTGTCTGACCTTCGAGTCCGGCGGGCTGGTTATGTATATGAGCACCGACTATGTCATTGAGATCATCAACGGGCATTCCATCACGACGCTCCCGATGGTTCCCGGCTATGTCAAGGGCATCATCAATCTGAGAGGCTCCATCCTCCCCGTGATCGACATCCGCCTCCTCATGGGAAAGGAGGCGGCGGACTACACCAGCAAAACCTGCATTATCGTGGTTTCCATCCACTCGATCACACTCGGAATCGTCGTGGACAAGGTACGACAGGTGATCGATATCGACCTCTCCGAGGTACAGCCGATCCCGCTCCGGAACCGCCAGAAGCTGACCAACGGAATGCTGACGCTGGACAGCGGCGAGGTCGCTATGTCCTTCGACGCGGCGGCGCTCGTCGAATCCCCATTGGAGTGA
- a CDS encoding amino acid ABC transporter ATP-binding/permease protein yields MKRYSAVHVMCRLIVLVKPLLLFMLLAVFMGVLGQLAALLIPVLGTCALLTQLQLMRAELRWVYAGILFCAVSRGIFRYVEQETNHYIAFRILAILRDRIFLALRRLGPARLEGRDRGDILTLITRDIELLEVFYAHTISPVCIAIILSLALTLFQAQIAPGFGMLAALAYLSVGVLLPRLLSARAEREGDGFNEKFAEINSFFLESLRGIRQSIQYGDGERRLRRFRELRCSMGKNEEKLAVQEGRGSAVNGSLIYGFTLLQLLYGLHLLKAGRIGFAGLLLGFVTLFSSFGAVTAVSRLGTGLSRTIASGRRVLKLLEEEPVVREQTAGGYPDFTGAELRDLCFSYGDAPVLRQVDLDIKQGEILGIVGKSGCGKSTLLKLLMRFWDRDSGRLEISETDIREINTAWLRGMESYLTQETMLFHDSIENNIRIARPEASREEVEAAAEKASIHAFILGLPEGYATNVGELGSRLSEGEKQRIGLARAFLHASPLLLLDEPTSNIDSLNEAVILRAVREERERTVVLVSHRPSTIRIADAICEMEDGRLERRESPSPEPPDSSPAATHNVFREEGDRLL; encoded by the coding sequence ATGAAGAGGTATTCTGCGGTGCATGTGATGTGCAGGCTGATCGTTTTGGTGAAGCCTCTGCTTCTCTTCATGCTTCTGGCGGTTTTTATGGGAGTGCTGGGACAGCTGGCGGCGCTGCTGATCCCGGTGCTGGGAACCTGTGCGCTGCTTACGCAGCTTCAGCTCATGCGGGCGGAGCTGCGATGGGTTTACGCCGGAATCCTCTTCTGCGCGGTGAGCCGTGGGATTTTCCGTTATGTCGAGCAGGAGACGAATCATTATATCGCGTTTCGGATTCTGGCGATCCTCAGAGATCGGATCTTTCTTGCGCTTCGGAGGCTGGGACCTGCCAGACTGGAGGGGAGGGATAGGGGGGATATCCTGACACTGATTACGAGAGATATTGAGCTTCTGGAGGTCTTCTATGCGCACACCATCTCGCCGGTCTGCATTGCGATAATTCTCAGCCTTGCGCTGACGCTCTTTCAGGCGCAGATCGCGCCGGGCTTCGGTATGCTCGCGGCGCTTGCCTATCTTTCGGTGGGCGTCCTCCTGCCGAGGCTGCTCTCCGCCCGGGCAGAGAGAGAGGGGGATGGCTTCAATGAAAAATTCGCGGAAATCAATTCCTTCTTTCTGGAATCTCTCCGGGGCATCCGGCAGAGTATCCAGTACGGGGACGGGGAACGGCGGCTCAGGCGTTTCCGGGAGCTGCGGTGCTCCATGGGGAAAAATGAGGAGAAGCTGGCGGTACAGGAGGGACGCGGGAGTGCAGTGAACGGAAGCCTGATTTACGGCTTTACGCTGCTGCAGCTCCTGTATGGACTGCATCTTCTGAAGGCGGGAAGGATCGGCTTCGCGGGACTGCTGCTCGGCTTTGTGACGCTGTTTTCCTCCTTTGGTGCGGTGACGGCGGTTTCCCGGCTCGGAACAGGGCTTAGCAGAACTATCGCCTCGGGAAGACGGGTGCTGAAGCTTCTTGAGGAGGAACCGGTGGTCAGGGAGCAGACGGCAGGGGGGTATCCGGATTTTACGGGCGCAGAGCTCAGGGATCTCTGCTTTTCCTATGGAGACGCCCCTGTGCTTCGGCAGGTGGATCTCGACATAAAGCAGGGGGAGATTCTGGGAATCGTTGGAAAATCCGGCTGCGGAAAATCCACGCTGCTGAAGCTCCTGATGCGCTTCTGGGACAGGGACAGCGGAAGGCTGGAGATCTCGGAGACAGATATCAGGGAGATCAATACAGCTTGGCTTCGCGGGATGGAGTCGTATCTTACGCAGGAGACAATGCTGTTTCACGACAGCATTGAAAACAACATTCGCATCGCCAGACCGGAAGCGAGCCGCGAGGAGGTAGAGGCAGCGGCGGAAAAGGCATCGATCCATGCGTTTATCCTCGGATTGCCGGAGGGCTATGCCACCAATGTCGGCGAGCTGGGAAGTCGGCTCTCGGAGGGAGAAAAGCAGCGAATCGGTCTGGCGAGAGCATTTCTGCATGCGTCGCCGCTGCTGCTGCTGGATGAGCCCACCAGCAATATCGACAGTCTGAACGAGGCGGTGATCCTCCGCGCTGTCCGAGAGGAAAGGGAAAGAACGGTGGTTCTGGTGTCGCACAGACCATCTACGATCCGGATTGCCGATGCGATTTGTGAGATGGAGGACGGAAGGCTGGAACGAAGGGAGAGTCCGAGTCCGGAGCCTCCGGACAGCTCACCTGCCGCAACACATAATGTTTTTCGGGAAGAGGGGGACAGACTATTATAA
- a CDS encoding CheB methylesterase domain-containing protein, with protein MHEYRISPSPPHGEPLIAIGASTGGTEAILAVVQNLPADMPGIVVTQHMPAGFTEMYAERLNRLCQMEVREAKNGDRLHRGLILIAPGDYQMRVVNIGGEYSVSCRKEAKVSGHCPSVNVLFDSVASSVGRSAIGVLLTGMGADGAAGLLRMRQSGAYTIGQDEASSVVYGMPMEAYKLGAVQQQAALRDIPDILLHHVAPYRAAR; from the coding sequence ATGCATGAATACAGGATTTCCCCCTCTCCCCCGCACGGCGAGCCGCTGATCGCTATCGGCGCTTCCACGGGAGGTACCGAGGCAATCCTCGCCGTAGTGCAGAATCTGCCCGCCGACATGCCGGGCATCGTCGTGACCCAGCATATGCCCGCAGGCTTCACGGAAATGTATGCCGAACGGCTGAACCGACTCTGTCAGATGGAGGTCAGAGAGGCGAAGAACGGCGACCGGCTGCATCGAGGGCTGATCCTGATCGCTCCGGGCGATTACCAGATGCGGGTCGTGAATATCGGCGGGGAATACTCCGTCAGCTGCCGGAAGGAGGCAAAGGTCAGCGGTCACTGTCCCTCTGTCAACGTGCTCTTCGACTCCGTTGCATCCTCTGTAGGACGAAGCGCCATCGGCGTGCTGCTGACCGGAATGGGTGCCGACGGTGCGGCAGGACTGCTCCGGATGCGGCAGAGCGGCGCCTACACGATCGGCCAGGATGAAGCCTCCTCCGTGGTCTACGGAATGCCGATGGAGGCTTACAAACTCGGCGCGGTGCAGCAGCAGGCAGCTCTCCGGGATATCCCGGATATCCTGCTGCACCATGTCGCGCCATATCGTGCGGCACGATGA
- a CDS encoding ABC transporter ATP-binding protein/permease gives MIKLRLIRMAPGSMKHVGKKVLFQWISLAAGILFLWNLTSFLCMLREQRAGKRELVLFLLLSLGAGCLRHCCAEGAAREGFLASREIKNLLRDRIYRKLLEIGERAGGETSSAELLQNAIDGVEQLESYFSAYLPQLFYAMLSALTLFFVVFRIQPRVALLLLLCVPLIPLSIIAVQKLAGRIVKGYWGQYLRLSDRFLENLQGFTTLKIYQADEERHRQMNLEAERFRKATMRMLMMQLNSIAVMDLIAYGGAGIGTILAVRSYAAGEIGFSGAAMILLLSAEFFLPLRMLGSYFHVAMNGIAASERIFRLLEEAVPADSGLRCESFDISARGLSFSYPDGKEAVRDLTLEIPKGSFAALVGRSGCGKSTAAALLAGHEPGYQGTLCLGRTELRTLDRRFVREKITLLGMQNYIFKGTIGENLKIGKQDASSEEMKRVLKRVRLPEFAERLDWVLAEGGSNLSGGQRQRIALARALLHESEIYIFDEATSNVDVESEEAVLSVLHELAGEKTVLLISHRLANVAEADRIFVMEEGRLMEEGTHEALLRAGGIYAGLWEKQAELESYRRSGQ, from the coding sequence ATGATTAAGCTAAGGCTGATCCGCATGGCGCCGGGCTCCATGAAGCATGTAGGGAAGAAAGTTCTTTTTCAGTGGATATCCCTTGCGGCGGGCATTCTCTTCCTGTGGAATCTCACTTCCTTTCTGTGTATGCTGCGGGAGCAAAGGGCGGGGAAGAGGGAGCTTGTGTTATTTCTCCTGCTTTCGCTGGGAGCAGGCTGCCTGCGGCACTGCTGTGCGGAAGGGGCTGCCCGGGAGGGCTTCCTTGCTTCTCGGGAAATCAAGAATCTGCTCCGTGACCGTATTTACAGGAAGCTTCTCGAGATCGGCGAACGCGCCGGCGGGGAGACGAGCTCTGCAGAGCTTTTGCAGAATGCCATAGACGGCGTAGAGCAGCTGGAGAGCTATTTTTCCGCCTACCTGCCGCAGCTGTTCTACGCCATGCTGTCCGCATTGACCCTGTTTTTCGTGGTTTTCAGGATACAGCCGAGGGTGGCGCTGCTCCTCCTGCTCTGTGTCCCGTTGATTCCGCTCTCTATCATCGCGGTTCAGAAGCTTGCCGGACGAATCGTAAAGGGATACTGGGGGCAGTATCTGCGGCTCTCCGACCGATTCCTGGAGAATCTGCAGGGCTTCACGACGCTGAAGATCTATCAGGCGGATGAGGAACGGCACAGACAGATGAATCTGGAGGCGGAGCGCTTCCGGAAAGCGACGATGAGAATGCTGATGATGCAGCTGAATTCCATTGCGGTCATGGATCTGATCGCCTATGGCGGCGCAGGCATCGGGACAATTCTGGCGGTGCGGAGCTATGCCGCCGGAGAGATTGGCTTCTCCGGCGCGGCGATGATCCTGCTGCTCAGCGCAGAGTTTTTTCTCCCGCTTCGGATGCTGGGCAGCTATTTCCATGTCGCGATGAACGGGATCGCCGCCAGCGAGCGGATTTTCCGGCTGCTGGAGGAGGCGGTGCCTGCGGATTCCGGGCTTCGATGTGAAAGCTTTGATATATCGGCGCGGGGGCTCAGCTTTTCTTATCCGGACGGGAAGGAAGCGGTTCGTGATCTGACATTGGAAATCCCTAAGGGGAGCTTCGCCGCGCTGGTGGGCAGGAGCGGCTGTGGAAAATCCACAGCGGCGGCGCTCCTCGCGGGACATGAGCCGGGGTATCAGGGGACACTCTGCCTCGGCAGGACAGAGCTCCGGACGCTGGATCGGCGTTTCGTCAGAGAGAAAATCACGCTTCTCGGCATGCAAAATTATATCTTCAAGGGAACGATTGGGGAAAATCTGAAAATAGGGAAGCAGGATGCCTCTTCGGAGGAGATGAAGCGGGTATTGAAGCGGGTGCGGCTCCCGGAGTTTGCGGAGCGGCTGGACTGGGTGCTCGCAGAGGGCGGCTCGAACCTCTCCGGAGGGCAGAGACAGCGGATAGCGCTGGCAAGAGCTCTGCTCCATGAATCGGAGATCTATATTTTTGACGAGGCGACCAGCAACGTCGACGTGGAGAGCGAGGAGGCGGTGCTGTCTGTGCTTCACGAGCTTGCGGGAGAAAAAACCGTCCTGCTCATTTCTCACCGTCTCGCCAATGTGGCAGAGGCGGATCGAATCTTCGTCATGGAGGAGGGGCGGCTCATGGAGGAGGGAACACACGAGGCGCTGCTTCGGGCAGGCGGGATATATGCCGGGCTCTGGGAAAAGCAGGCGGAGCTGGAAAGCTACAGGAGGAGCGGACAATGA
- a CDS encoding ABC transporter ATP-binding protein codes for MESRREKRKVEERGDAFVAEHLSFAYDSSATVLRDLCFRIKRGKITTLMGANGCGKSTLFHLLTKNLKPVLGNIYCKGRNLEEIPLRDFARNVAIVHQHNAAPPDMTVHQLVRYGRTPYRDMLRGHAGREEEERRVANAMKITGVYPLRDRPVERLSGGQKQRAFLSMALAQDTDILLLDEPTTYLDIRYQLEILRLIRRINRAFGITIVMVLHDINQAMRYSDEIIAMSPRGTLLAGGAADSVMDETLIQRIYGVKLKLCRTEEGAFVLTV; via the coding sequence GTGGAAAGTAGGAGAGAAAAGAGAAAAGTCGAGGAAAGGGGCGATGCCTTCGTGGCAGAGCATCTGTCCTTTGCATATGACAGTTCCGCTACGGTGCTTCGGGATCTTTGCTTCCGGATCAAGAGGGGAAAGATTACGACGCTGATGGGGGCGAACGGCTGCGGCAAGTCCACGCTTTTTCATCTGCTGACGAAAAATCTGAAGCCGGTTCTGGGGAATATTTACTGTAAGGGCAGGAACCTCGAGGAGATCCCGCTTCGGGACTTCGCGAGGAATGTAGCAATTGTGCATCAGCACAATGCCGCCCCGCCGGATATGACCGTGCACCAGCTGGTAAGATACGGGAGGACACCGTACCGGGATATGCTGCGGGGGCATGCGGGGAGAGAAGAGGAGGAGAGGCGGGTGGCGAACGCCATGAAAATCACGGGCGTATATCCGCTCAGAGATCGCCCTGTAGAGAGGCTGTCCGGCGGGCAGAAGCAGCGGGCATTTCTCTCGATGGCGCTGGCACAGGATACGGACATCCTGCTGCTGGACGAGCCTACGACCTATCTGGATATCCGCTATCAGCTGGAAATCCTCCGCCTGATCCGGCGCATCAACAGAGCCTTCGGGATCACCATTGTCATGGTGCTGCATGATATCAATCAGGCGATGCGCTACAGTGATGAAATCATCGCCATGTCTCCCCGCGGAACGCTGCTCGCCGGAGGCGCCGCGGACAGTGTCATGGACGAGACGCTGATTCAGCGGATCTACGGGGTCAAACTGAAGCTGTGCAGGACGGAGGAGGGAGCCTTCGTCCTGACAGTATAG
- a CDS encoding CheR family methyltransferase gives MQELTNEDFERLYRYVQERFGIDLHKKKQLIASRLHSTLQAEGYESFHHYVEDILSGKRRELIEPMLNKLTTNYTYFMREEQHFQFFQDTVIPELVQRHRKDHVLSIWSAGCSSGEEPYTVSMYLLEYFRKLGGRWDTRILATDISQRALMAAMNPSYPAESLQRLPEDWKKRYFSRKPDGSYTVSEELKKNVIFRPFNLMEPIRFKLSFDLIFCRNVMIYFDQPTKDALIRRFYQASNPGAYLLIGHSEGINKAASSYRCLRPSVYQKPIAE, from the coding sequence ATGCAGGAATTAACGAACGAGGATTTCGAGCGGCTTTACCGCTATGTGCAGGAACGCTTCGGCATCGATCTGCACAAAAAAAAGCAATTGATCGCGAGCCGCCTGCATTCAACGCTTCAGGCAGAGGGCTATGAGAGCTTCCATCATTATGTAGAGGACATCCTTTCCGGCAAGCGGCGGGAGCTGATCGAGCCGATGCTGAATAAGCTCACCACGAACTATACCTACTTCATGCGGGAGGAGCAGCACTTTCAGTTTTTTCAGGATACGGTGATCCCGGAGCTCGTACAGCGGCACAGGAAGGATCATGTCCTCTCGATCTGGAGCGCGGGCTGCTCCTCCGGTGAAGAGCCCTACACGGTTTCGATGTATCTCCTGGAATATTTCCGGAAGCTCGGCGGGCGCTGGGACACCCGGATCCTCGCGACGGATATCTCACAGCGCGCCCTGATGGCGGCGATGAACCCCAGCTATCCTGCCGAGAGCCTCCAGCGGCTCCCTGAGGACTGGAAAAAACGCTACTTCTCACGGAAGCCGGACGGAAGCTACACCGTCTCGGAGGAGCTGAAGAAAAATGTGATCTTCCGTCCCTTCAACCTGATGGAGCCGATCCGCTTCAAGCTGTCCTTCGACCTGATCTTCTGCCGGAATGTCATGATCTATTTCGATCAGCCGACAAAGGACGCGCTGATCCGGCGTTTCTATCAGGCGAGCAATCCCGGCGCATATCTGCTGATCGGTCACTCCGAGGGGATCAACAAGGCAGCCAGCTCCTACCGCTGTCTGCGTCCCTCGGTCTACCAGAAGCCGATCGCCGAATAA
- a CDS encoding methyl-accepting chemotaxis protein, whose protein sequence is MALKMQDLVEKGQIEELVRGWELVTGFQAVVLGTDERVVYAAENVNAQAFLENAVGNSFDILVGGQKLGTAAVGRREHGWESELLQAARNAGAEEYGFGEALRQSELCSEERFARAKTFLSDALNGLLQGIYTAKNYQSVVERLSSGIAETQALVKEIRKSTNDLKSIQSRQKILALNANIEAARAGEHGKGFGVVADEVGRLSDNSNAVNEKISSVVKRIAEVAGGLSVEGAQK, encoded by the coding sequence ATGGCGCTGAAAATGCAGGATTTGGTGGAGAAAGGGCAGATCGAGGAGCTGGTGCGCGGCTGGGAGCTCGTGACCGGCTTTCAGGCAGTGGTGCTGGGTACGGATGAGAGAGTGGTATATGCCGCGGAGAATGTCAATGCGCAGGCTTTTCTGGAGAATGCCGTGGGCAATAGCTTCGATATCCTTGTAGGTGGGCAGAAGCTCGGCACAGCTGCGGTCGGGAGAAGAGAGCACGGCTGGGAGAGCGAGCTTTTACAGGCGGCGAGGAATGCCGGCGCGGAGGAATACGGCTTCGGAGAGGCGCTGCGGCAGTCGGAGCTTTGCTCTGAGGAGCGCTTTGCGAGGGCGAAGACCTTTCTGTCCGACGCACTGAACGGACTCCTGCAGGGGATCTATACCGCGAAAAACTACCAGAGCGTGGTAGAACGGCTGTCCTCCGGAATCGCGGAGACGCAGGCGCTGGTGAAGGAGATCCGCAAGAGCACCAACGACTTGAAGAGCATACAGAGCCGGCAGAAGATTCTGGCGCTGAATGCCAATATCGAGGCGGCGAGAGCCGGAGAGCATGGCAAGGGCTTCGGCGTGGTTGCGGACGAGGTAGGACGCCTCTCGGACAACAGCAACGCGGTGAATGAGAAGATCAGCTCTGTGGTGAAGCGGATCGCGGAGGTCGCCGGCGGGCTCAGCGTCGAGGGAGCACAGAAGTAA
- a CDS encoding C39 family peptidase codes for MSDKALLFGAAAALSSLVLCSSALAYRHFEYRNLLESRAAAAQTSAASPEAPAVLSLPDTVPIPADGSEGGGKAAEAASKEDTVSTETESDEAIPETEITENETSPQDEAVTSPATETSPDASFPEGSREERNTVGSEASAETLPPLPEIQYASFSYNDYNVLLDTSIGTMMYYNQHDSHWGSYLYGGKDPMTSYGCGPTTAAMLVNAFGNVRGVITPVEMADWSANYGYYAPHSGSYHDYIPAVLSAFDLMVDSVQDRSVENVSSLLSSGHVLVALMGRGALTNGGHFIIITKRNPNGTVRIADPNSFENSSKEWSLGQLMNELKKNYDAGGPLWSVRPLSP; via the coding sequence ATGAGTGATAAAGCGCTTCTTTTCGGCGCTGCCGCGGCACTGAGCTCTCTCGTGCTGTGCAGCTCCGCTCTTGCATACAGACATTTTGAATACCGGAACCTGCTGGAAAGCCGCGCGGCGGCTGCACAGACCTCCGCCGCTTCCCCGGAGGCTCCGGCAGTGCTGTCTCTTCCCGACACAGTACCGATCCCGGCAGACGGGAGCGAAGGCGGCGGAAAAGCGGCAGAGGCAGCCTCAAAGGAGGACACTGTAAGCACGGAGACAGAAAGCGACGAAGCCATCCCGGAGACGGAAATTACAGAGAACGAGACAAGTCCGCAGGATGAAGCGGTCACTTCCCCCGCGACGGAGACCTCTCCCGATGCCTCCTTCCCCGAAGGCAGCAGAGAAGAGAGGAATACAGTGGGAAGCGAGGCTTCCGCCGAAACGCTGCCTCCTCTCCCGGAGATCCAATATGCCTCCTTCTCCTACAACGACTACAATGTCCTGCTGGATACCTCAATCGGTACAATGATGTACTACAATCAGCATGACAGCCACTGGGGGAGCTATCTCTACGGCGGAAAAGACCCGATGACCTCCTACGGCTGCGGCCCCACGACCGCCGCCATGCTCGTCAATGCCTTCGGCAATGTCAGGGGCGTCATTACTCCCGTCGAGATGGCGGACTGGTCCGCAAACTACGGCTACTACGCCCCGCACAGCGGCTCCTATCACGATTATATTCCCGCCGTGCTCTCCGCCTTCGACCTGATGGTCGATTCAGTGCAGGATCGAAGCGTGGAAAATGTCTCCTCTCTCCTCTCGAGCGGACATGTCCTCGTCGCTCTGATGGGAAGGGGCGCACTCACAAATGGAGGTCACTTCATCATCATCACAAAACGGAATCCGAACGGAACGGTTCGGATCGCGGATCCCAACAGCTTCGAGAATTCCTCGAAGGAATGGTCCCTCGGGCAGCTGATGAATGAGCTCAAGAAGAACTATGACGCAGGCGGCCCGCTCTGGTCTGTCCGTCCGCTCAGCCCCTGA